The following nucleotide sequence is from Alteromonas sp. V450.
TATAAGCTTCACTGCCAGCCTCTAGTGGCTGCTGATTAAAGCAAAAACACTCTGTTTTATTTAAATATATTGCTGCCGTGCCCGGTGATACTGAGGGTATGGCTTGTGCCACTATATTGCTCGACGCCGGGTTTCTCACATAGAACGACACCGTATTGAGCTCGCCGGGATGCACTTTCACCCGCTTTGTTTCAGCCCGAAATTCCCAAGGCATGCCTGAGTTTGTGCGAGTAATAAACTCAACGGTCACTTCTCTGGTTTTATCAATATCTATTGATTGATAAACAGCCGCAGTGTTCTCTGTTTTCCCATTTATCCCAGTAACGTCGCAAAATACGTCATACAAAGGCACCAAAGCAAAGCCAAATCCAAACATGCCTAGCACAATGAAAACCAGCTTTACGACCATTTTGTTGTTTGCATTTTGTTGCGTCATCTTGTCCCCCCTAAAAGCAAAGCGCCTAGCGACATTGCGCTAAGCGCTGTGTACTATTTCACTACAGGCGGCGTTTCAAAGGTGTGATAGGGCGCCGGAGACGGTATTTCCCACTCTAAGCCTTCTGCACCATCCCACACTTGTGGAGACACTGGTTCACCTTGTTTTTTGCACGCTTTTATTAAGAGCGCGAGAAAAATTAACTGAGATAATCCAAAAGCAAAGCCGCCTAAACTTATCCACTTGTTAAAATCAGCAAACTGCAATGCATAGTCTGGGATACGACGAGGCATACCTGCTAAACCAACAAAGTGCATAGGGAAAAACAAAACGTTCACTGAAATGAGAGAGCACCAAAAATGCCATTTAGCTAACGTTTGATCGTACATTTTTCCTGTCCACTTTGGTAACCAATAGTAGACAGCCGCCATAATCGAAAATACCGCACCTGTCACCAGCACATAATGGAAATGGGCAACCACAAAATAGGTATCGTGATATTGAAAGTCGACGGGCGTTATCGCCAGCATTAGTCCTGATAACCCACCTATTGTAAACAATACAATGAAGGCAATAGCGAACAGCATCGGCATTTCAAAACTTAACGAGCCTCGCCACATAGTAGCTACCCAGTTAAACACTTTTACGCCGGTAGGCACCGATATCAGCATGGTTGCAAACATAAAAAACATTTCCATGTAAACAGGCATACCGGTGGTAAACATATGATGCGCCCAAACCACAAAAGACAGCAAGGCTATTGATGCAGTGGCGTAAACCATAGACGCATAACCAAACAACTTCTTGCGCGAAAACGTAGGGACAATTTGTGAAATGATGCCAAAAGCAGGCAAAATCATGATGTAAACTTCAGGGTGCCCAAAGAACCAAAAGATATGCTGAAACATGACCGGATCTCCACCGCCGGCCGCGTCGAAAAAACTTGTTCCAAAAAATTTATCGGTTAGCACCATAGTGACCGCACCGGCCAGCACAGGCATGACGGCAATGAGCAAAAATGCGGTAATTAGCCATGTCCAAACAAACAGCGGCATTTTCATCCACGTCATGCCCGGGGCACGCATATTAAATATGGTAACGATCACGTTAATTGCACCCATGATGGATGATATACCCATAATGTGTACAGAGAACACGAACAGTGCCGTAGAGTCACCGCTATATGTTGTCGACAAGGGGGCATAGAATGTCCAACCAAATGCCGGACCACCGCCTTCTAAAAATAGCGAGCTTAAAAGGATAAGGAACGCGCCAGGTAATATCCAAAAGCTCCAGTTGTTCATCCTAGGCAAGGCCATATCAGGCGCACCAATCATCATAGGAATAAGCCAGTTCGCCAAGCCAGTAAATGCAGGCATTACGGCGCCAAACACCATAATAAGGCCATGCACAGTAGTCATTTGGTTGAAAAAATTGGGCTCTACAATTTGTAATCCAGGCTGAAACAATTCAGCACGGATCACCATAGCCATTGCGCCGCCTACCAAAAACATAATAAAGGCGAACCACAAATAAAGGGTGCCGATATCTTTGTGATTTGTGGTAAACAACCACCGCGTTATACCTTTAGGTATATGGTCGTGATGTTCGTGGTCGTCGTGGTGCGCAGTTGCATCAGGCGACATAACATTTGTTGCTTTGCTCATTATTCGCTCCTAGTTTCCTGTTGCTATGGCATTAACATCTTTCGCTTGCACCATATCGCCAGTGTTATTGCCCCACGCATTTCTTTCGTATGTCACTACCGCTGCAATTTCTTTAAGGCTAAGCATTTTGCTGAACGCCTGCATAGCGGTACCTGACTTTCCGTTTAATACTATTTCTATATGTCCTTTTTGATCTTCAAGCGCCATTTTGCTGCCTTTTAGCGCTGGGAATACGCCCGGTAGCCCTTCACCATTAGGCATGTGACACGCAGCACATGTGGCGTTATAAACACGCTCGCCTTCTTTCATCAATTCGTCCATAGACATGTTCATCGATAAGAGGCGTTGTTCCTCTTCCTTCGCTTGACGCACAATTTCTTCTTGTTCGCTCATCCACGCGTCAAATTCAGCAGGCTCTTTAGCAATAACGACTACGGGCATATAGCCGTGGTCTTTTCCGCATAATTCGGCACATTGACCTCTGTAGATCCCTGGTTCGTTAACGTTAGTCCAAGTTTCATTAATAAAGCCTGGGTTTGCGTCTTTCTTAACTGCGAAATCGGGCACCCACCACGAGTGGATAACGTCATCAGAGGTAATCAAAAAGCGAACTTTTTTACCTGTCGGAATAACTAACGGACGGTCCACTTCAAGCAGATAGTTGTCAGTTTTTTCGAATTTGTTCTCTATTTGCTCTCTTTGCGTAGCAAGCAGGGAATAAAACTCAACGTCACTATCCATATATTTGTAGTGCCACTTCCACTGAGAACCCGTAACCAATACCGTCATATCCGGTTCAGAGGTGTCCTCCATTGCGATAAGCGTATTGGCAGCAGGAATGGCCATAAAAATAAGAATAAGGAAAGGAACAACGGTCCATGCAATTTCAACTTTTACATTTTCGTGAAAGTTGGCGGGCTTGGCGCCCCTGGACTTTCTATGCAAGTACATTGACGCGAACATTACGCCAAAGACTACAACAGCAATACCAACACAGATAAAAAACATAAGCATATGCAGATCGTAAACCTGCCCACTTATATCTGTCGCGCCGCGTCGTAAATTGACAGAGGAGTTTTCTCCTCCTGAATCTTGCGCGAACACAGAAAAAGAAAAAAACAAAAGCGATAAGCGTATTAGCCCTTTTGTTATGACGGTCGTTACTTGTTTCACTCAGCACCTCCGTAATGGTAGAACCATTAACGCTAAATGTTGATGCGCGCTGTCCCTACCAGATGGTTGCGAACGTTTGACCCATAACCTCAATTTGTAAAACAAATTTAGAGTCATTGTTATTATTTTGTTAATCTCTGCTTAAGAATTGCGCAATAATGACGTGCCGTCTAGTCTTTTCTGTTAAAAATTTAACGAAACGGTTAAAATTTAATCAAACTATGCTGTACGTTATCCTTAACACTTTCGAAGTTACCCCGGCGTTTGGTCAAACGACCGTATTTTTAACACAATGAATTAGAAACTAGACAAAAAGCTTTCGATAACAAAAACCTTCCTGAAATCAAAAGCTAACAGAGAAAAGAAAGGCGAATTAAATAAGCCAAATAAGTTTAGCGATGTAAAAGAGGGGAAAGTTGCAGTTCGGTGCTGTCACTGCTTTGCGGATAAAATTGCTACTAGCAGCCTTTATTAAGAAACACATAATCCCATGCTAACTTAGGAAATTTGCACTAAATCAGGGCAATTAACGCATAAAAAAAGCGGCTATATTGCCGCTTTTGCTTAAAGGTCATAAATTGAAATTAAGGGACTACATCCAGTCAGCGTTTCTAATAACACCAACCGCTATCCCTTCTATCGCAAAAGGTTCCGAAGCAAGGTCAACTTTGATTGGAGAAAACTCTTCATTTTCAGCGTGCAGTAAAACCTCTGCGCCTCGTCGTTCTAGACGTTTAACCGTGACGTCTTCGTCAACACGCGCAACAACCACCTGTCCGTTGCGAACGTCTGTAGTTCTGTGCACTGCCAACAGGTCACCATCTAAAATGCCAATATCTTTCATACTCATTCCGCTCACGCGAAGCAAAAAGTCAGCATGAGGACTAAATAATGCAGGATCCACCTTGTAATGCGATTCAACGTGCTCTTGCGCCAGAATGGGTTCGCCTGCTGCAACGCGCCCAATTAACGGTAACCCCTCTTCTTCCGCGCTTTCGTCGTCTAATGGTATGTTTAGCTTTATACCACGCGAGGTTCCAGGCAAAATTTCTATCACACCTTTACGCGCTAGTGCTTTAAGGTGCTCCTCAGCAGCGTTCGCTGAGCGAAAACCAAGCTCTCTGGCAATTTCCGCTCTCGTTGGCGGCATTCCCGTATCTTGCATCGTTGTTTTGATTAGTTCTAAAACTTCTGATTGTCTAGCTGTTAATGGGCGCATAAAAGACCTGTCTGTTCATACAGTTCCTGTAAGTATATACACCTAAAAATAAATCACAAGCGGTATGTGCGTTGTAAGTGTTTGACGCCTGCTCTGATTATTGTTGGCACATCACGCGGTTGCGGCCCATTGTTTTTGCTTGGTAGAGTAATTTATCAGCCTGGGAGAGGAGATGGCTAAAATCGACATGGTAAGTACTATCAACAAACATAGCACCTATACTAATTGTCAGTGAAATACTATCTTTCTTATATTGTACTTTGCACTTCTCAATTGCTTCACGAAGCTTATTGAGTCGTTCAACTTCCTGGTCTCGTG
It contains:
- the lexA gene encoding transcriptional repressor LexA; the protein is MRPLTARQSEVLELIKTTMQDTGMPPTRAEIARELGFRSANAAEEHLKALARKGVIEILPGTSRGIKLNIPLDDESAEEEGLPLIGRVAAGEPILAQEHVESHYKVDPALFSPHADFLLRVSGMSMKDIGILDGDLLAVHRTTDVRNGQVVVARVDEDVTVKRLERRGAEVLLHAENEEFSPIKVDLASEPFAIEGIAVGVIRNADWM
- the ctaD gene encoding cytochrome c oxidase subunit I, which translates into the protein MSKATNVMSPDATAHHDDHEHHDHIPKGITRWLFTTNHKDIGTLYLWFAFIMFLVGGAMAMVIRAELFQPGLQIVEPNFFNQMTTVHGLIMVFGAVMPAFTGLANWLIPMMIGAPDMALPRMNNWSFWILPGAFLILLSSLFLEGGGPAFGWTFYAPLSTTYSGDSTALFVFSVHIMGISSIMGAINVIVTIFNMRAPGMTWMKMPLFVWTWLITAFLLIAVMPVLAGAVTMVLTDKFFGTSFFDAAGGGDPVMFQHIFWFFGHPEVYIMILPAFGIISQIVPTFSRKKLFGYASMVYATASIALLSFVVWAHHMFTTGMPVYMEMFFMFATMLISVPTGVKVFNWVATMWRGSLSFEMPMLFAIAFIVLFTIGGLSGLMLAITPVDFQYHDTYFVVAHFHYVLVTGAVFSIMAAVYYWLPKWTGKMYDQTLAKWHFWCSLISVNVLFFPMHFVGLAGMPRRIPDYALQFADFNKWISLGGFAFGLSQLIFLALLIKACKKQGEPVSPQVWDGAEGLEWEIPSPAPYHTFETPPVVK
- a CDS encoding cytochrome c oxidase assembly protein; protein product: MTQQNANNKMVVKLVFIVLGMFGFGFALVPLYDVFCDVTGINGKTENTAAVYQSIDIDKTREVTVEFITRTNSGMPWEFRAETKRVKVHPGELNTVSFYVRNPASSNIVAQAIPSVSPGTAAIYLNKTECFCFNQQPLEAGSEAYMPMQFYVDPQIPKDITYFTLQYTLYDVTARASDLTTTPNPFMTDAPKTGE
- the coxB gene encoding cytochrome c oxidase subunit II, whose protein sequence is MKQVTTVITKGLIRLSLLFFSFSVFAQDSGGENSSVNLRRGATDISGQVYDLHMLMFFICVGIAVVVFGVMFASMYLHRKSRGAKPANFHENVKVEIAWTVVPFLILIFMAIPAANTLIAMEDTSEPDMTVLVTGSQWKWHYKYMDSDVEFYSLLATQREQIENKFEKTDNYLLEVDRPLVIPTGKKVRFLITSDDVIHSWWVPDFAVKKDANPGFINETWTNVNEPGIYRGQCAELCGKDHGYMPVVVIAKEPAEFDAWMSEQEEIVRQAKEEEQRLLSMNMSMDELMKEGERVYNATCAACHMPNGEGLPGVFPALKGSKMALEDQKGHIEIVLNGKSGTAMQAFSKMLSLKEIAAVVTYERNAWGNNTGDMVQAKDVNAIATGN